The Desulfonatronovibrio hydrogenovorans DSM 9292 genome includes a window with the following:
- a CDS encoding polyphenol oxidase family protein, with protein MKYLQFSFPGMDRIRCVFGTRLGGISSGNFSSGNISFEVGDEENNVLNNRQALQKELGFERLVELNQVHGTKIHFDLSGDFLQGSDLRGDGAGTSCPGAAVLIKTADCQPIFLAHESGKFVCGLHVGWRGNRAGFPGTGVADFCARYRLSPGELTAVRGPSLGPCCARFDRLDEHWTSDYSRYYDPRLGTMDLWSLTRDQLLEAGVRPEKIFSLDLCTRCREDLFFSYRKAKTCGRQGSLIMIF; from the coding sequence TTGAAGTATCTGCAGTTTAGTTTTCCAGGGATGGACAGGATCAGATGTGTATTCGGAACCAGGCTGGGCGGGATCAGTTCCGGCAACTTCAGCTCAGGCAATATTTCTTTTGAGGTCGGGGATGAAGAAAACAATGTTCTGAATAATCGTCAGGCCCTGCAGAAGGAGCTGGGCTTTGAAAGACTGGTTGAACTTAACCAGGTTCATGGCACAAAGATCCATTTTGACCTGTCCGGGGATTTCCTCCAGGGATCAGATCTCAGGGGGGACGGAGCCGGGACCTCCTGTCCTGGGGCTGCTGTACTGATCAAGACAGCTGATTGCCAGCCGATTTTTCTGGCCCATGAATCCGGGAAATTCGTCTGCGGCCTGCATGTGGGCTGGCGGGGAAACAGGGCTGGATTTCCTGGAACAGGGGTTGCTGATTTCTGCGCCCGTTACCGGCTGAGTCCCGGGGAACTGACAGCTGTGCGCGGCCCCAGCCTGGGACCGTGCTGTGCCAGATTTGACCGGCTGGATGAGCATTGGACCAGTGATTATTCCAGATACTATGATCCCCGGCTAGGAACCATGGATTTATGGTCTTTGACCAGGGATCAGCTCCTGGAGGCAGGGGTAAGGCCTGAAAAAATATTTTCCCTTGATCTGTGTACCAGATGCCGGGAGGACCTGTTTTTTTCCTATCGCAAAGCAAAGACCTGCGGTCGGCAGGGCAGCCTGATCATGATTTTTTGA
- the hypF gene encoding carbamoyltransferase HypF: MKRIKFIVNGRVQGVGFRPFVFRLATEHGLAGQVSNNELGVVIEVQGPGPSLEKFRSSLTTRQPPLAEITHVRTIDLEPAAGAEGFFITPSSGQGEHQVLISPDAAICPDCEQELLNPRDRRFLYPFINCTNCGPRLTITRSIPYDRPMTSMACFAMCQDCLAEYNDPMDRRFHAQPNACVRCGPEVWLTDKQGNQLVKGDQAISMAARAIQAGKIVAAKGLGGFHLICDACQDHSVQELRTRKNRPDKSLAVMVADLDTARKVGHIDQEQEKLLTSPARPIIILTRKFETVLSSSLSPDTSTLGIMLPYTPLHMILFYHLKELAPSDLIQALVMTSGNFSSEPISLGNREALNRLEPIADLFLLHNRDILIRCDDSVLSASQAGTHFFRRARGYTPSPVFLSSQGPSILGTGPELKNTICLTKKDQAFVSQHIGDLKNLETYDFFLETISHFQDILKTRPQAVVCDLHPDYLSSRYARDESGLPVFTLQHHFAHIFSVMAENRHDGPCLGLAIDGTGLGPDRTLWGGELLVVDNTLPSMERLGSFSPVALPGGEKAIEEPWRIALSFLHQLGALDQDFLPWQKKFKNQEIIVRKMLNQNINAPLSTGCGRLFDAVSALLGLVESINYEGQGAIILEKIQDFSDQTVYPVEVSDQDGLLVLDTLGLFSRVLDDLRSGTSPEKISRRFHLSLAHGICKWASMAARQTGIKTLGLSGGVLQNITLHNLLWTGLQSRGFKVLTHRLLPPSDACISLGQAVYGRIMLKK, translated from the coding sequence ATGAAACGAATAAAATTCATTGTCAACGGCCGGGTCCAGGGAGTAGGATTCAGACCCTTTGTCTTTCGTCTGGCCACGGAACACGGGCTTGCCGGCCAGGTCTCCAACAATGAACTGGGGGTTGTCATCGAAGTCCAGGGACCAGGTCCGAGTCTGGAAAAATTCCGGTCCAGCCTGACCACCAGACAGCCTCCCCTGGCTGAAATCACCCATGTCAGGACCATTGACCTGGAACCCGCAGCCGGTGCAGAAGGTTTCTTTATCACCCCCAGCTCTGGTCAGGGTGAGCATCAGGTCCTCATCAGTCCTGACGCAGCCATCTGTCCTGACTGTGAACAGGAGCTGCTGAATCCCCGGGACAGAAGGTTTCTTTATCCATTCATCAATTGCACCAATTGCGGCCCCAGACTGACCATAACCAGGTCCATACCCTATGATCGGCCCATGACCTCCATGGCCTGTTTTGCCATGTGCCAGGATTGTCTGGCCGAATACAACGACCCCATGGACCGGCGCTTTCATGCCCAGCCCAATGCCTGTGTCCGGTGCGGGCCTGAAGTGTGGCTTACTGATAAGCAGGGAAACCAGCTTGTCAAAGGGGATCAGGCCATTAGTATGGCTGCCCGGGCCATCCAGGCCGGGAAAATAGTGGCAGCCAAAGGCCTGGGGGGATTTCATCTCATCTGTGATGCCTGCCAGGACCACAGCGTTCAGGAGCTGCGCACAAGAAAAAACCGGCCGGATAAATCCCTGGCCGTGATGGTGGCTGACCTGGATACTGCCCGGAAAGTTGGACACATAGATCAGGAACAGGAAAAACTTCTGACCAGCCCGGCCCGGCCCATAATAATCCTGACCCGGAAGTTCGAAACTGTCCTGAGTTCCAGTTTGTCTCCGGACACCAGCACCCTGGGGATCATGCTTCCCTATACCCCTTTGCACATGATCCTTTTTTACCACCTGAAAGAATTGGCCCCCAGTGACCTGATCCAGGCTCTGGTCATGACCTCGGGCAATTTCAGTTCAGAACCCATCAGCCTGGGCAACCGGGAGGCCCTGAACCGGCTGGAGCCCATTGCCGACCTGTTTCTCCTGCACAACCGGGATATACTGATCCGCTGTGATGATTCTGTTTTGAGCGCATCCCAAGCTGGAACCCATTTCTTTCGCCGGGCCAGAGGGTACACTCCTTCTCCGGTCTTTTTGTCCAGCCAGGGACCTTCCATCCTGGGAACCGGACCGGAGCTCAAAAACACCATCTGCCTGACCAAAAAAGACCAGGCTTTTGTATCCCAGCACATCGGTGACCTGAAAAATCTTGAAACCTATGATTTTTTCCTGGAAACCATCAGCCATTTCCAGGATATCCTTAAAACCAGGCCCCAGGCAGTGGTCTGTGATCTCCATCCGGATTACCTGAGCTCCAGATATGCCCGGGATGAGTCCGGACTTCCGGTTTTCACCCTGCAGCACCACTTTGCCCATATTTTTTCAGTTATGGCTGAAAACCGGCATGACGGGCCTTGTCTGGGCCTGGCCATTGACGGCACAGGACTAGGCCCGGACCGGACCCTGTGGGGAGGAGAGCTGCTTGTGGTGGATAACACTCTGCCCTCCATGGAAAGACTGGGGTCTTTCTCTCCGGTGGCCCTGCCCGGTGGAGAAAAGGCCATTGAAGAGCCTTGGCGCATCGCCTTGAGTTTTTTGCATCAGCTGGGAGCCCTGGACCAGGATTTTCTGCCCTGGCAGAAAAAATTTAAAAACCAGGAGATTATTGTCCGCAAGATGCTCAACCAGAACATCAACGCGCCCCTGTCCACAGGCTGCGGCCGGCTGTTTGATGCAGTCAGCGCTCTTCTTGGGCTGGTGGAATCCATAAATTATGAAGGCCAGGGAGCCATCATCCTGGAAAAGATCCAGGACTTTAGTGATCAAACCGTCTATCCGGTGGAAGTCTCGGACCAGGACGGCCTGCTGGTCCTGGACACCCTGGGACTTTTCTCCAGAGTCCTTGATGACCTGCGTTCGGGAACCAGTCCGGAGAAAATCAGCCGGCGCTTTCACCTTTCCCTTGCGCACGGGATTTGCAAATGGGCTTCCATGGCAGCCCGGCAGACCGGCATCAAAACCCTGGGCTTAAGTGGCGGGGTCCTGCAGAACATCACCCTGCACAACCTGTTATGGACCGGTCTCCAGTCCAGGGGGTTCAAGGTCCTGACCCACAGGCTGCTTCCGCCCAGCGACGCCTGCATTTCCCTGGGCCAGGCCGTATACGGCCGGATAATGCTGAAAAAATAA
- a CDS encoding glycosyltransferase family 9 protein, with product MNQPCPRKALILNLTRFGDLIQSQPVLTWLKKQGYTTHLVCLENFAAAARLLKDADYIRPLPGAKILALTDASWIKAVAELERWAQGMISSQKFDVAVNLTPSVSSRLLTSLVRSGELRGFFLDEMGYGCYSGNWAAFLQASSAHRGCSPFNVTDMFVRAAHLSPDRIRLRVKKPDPGLVNAMAENLARASGSRSFSGYMAFQLGASDSRRRWPVKNFARLGDRLVKELNICPVLLGSENEQDLGRRYQDLSKQSLVNLIGRTDLDELSAALVCTGLLVTNDTGTLHLAAGLGIKSISFFLATAQPWDTGPYLDGCLCLEPEIKCHPCSFSHQCQNDLACRQTISADLVFRILNRFRLEKKWPCLATDQARIRETSIKDGWFRLKPMNDSAWNDYSRWMAVQSHFYRLFLDGHPLTFPDQTMRPGPDFCQEVTTRISELLPLLNLAMEQASVLKKTAVSLLKKRFLTTWQKLSRELAQSPHFPVLGMLWTYQSQAASTDLDQIADLCRAYHLLLENMQSFLNHS from the coding sequence ATGAATCAACCCTGCCCCAGAAAAGCCCTTATTCTAAACCTGACCAGATTCGGGGACCTCATCCAGAGCCAGCCGGTTTTGACCTGGCTTAAAAAACAGGGATACACCACCCACCTTGTCTGTCTGGAAAATTTTGCTGCTGCAGCCAGGCTCCTTAAAGATGCAGACTACATCCGCCCCCTGCCCGGAGCTAAGATCCTGGCCCTTACCGACGCATCCTGGATCAAGGCGGTGGCCGAACTTGAAAGGTGGGCCCAGGGGATGATCTCCAGCCAAAAATTTGACGTGGCCGTCAACCTGACCCCCTCAGTCAGCTCCAGGCTCCTGACCAGTCTTGTCCGGTCCGGCGAATTACGGGGGTTTTTCCTGGATGAAATGGGCTATGGCTGCTATTCCGGCAATTGGGCCGCTTTTCTCCAGGCATCTTCAGCCCACAGAGGATGCAGCCCCTTTAATGTCACTGACATGTTTGTCCGGGCTGCCCATCTCAGCCCGGACCGGATCAGACTCAGGGTCAAAAAGCCTGACCCGGGCCTGGTCAATGCCATGGCCGAAAATCTTGCCAGGGCATCGGGCAGCCGCTCTTTTTCCGGGTACATGGCTTTTCAGCTGGGAGCCAGCGACAGCAGGCGGCGCTGGCCAGTAAAAAATTTCGCCCGGCTGGGAGACAGGCTGGTAAAGGAGCTGAACATCTGTCCGGTTCTTCTGGGTTCGGAAAATGAACAGGATCTTGGCCGCAGATACCAGGATCTTTCAAAGCAGTCTCTGGTCAATCTCATCGGACGCACCGATCTGGATGAGCTGTCTGCCGCCCTGGTCTGCACAGGGCTTTTGGTAACCAACGACACCGGGACCCTGCACCTGGCAGCCGGACTTGGCATCAAAAGCATCTCTTTTTTCCTGGCCACTGCCCAGCCCTGGGATACCGGACCTTATCTGGACGGCTGTCTGTGTCTGGAGCCGGAGATTAAATGCCATCCCTGCTCTTTTTCCCACCAGTGCCAGAATGACCTGGCCTGCAGACAGACCATCTCAGCGGATCTGGTTTTCAGGATACTGAACCGGTTCAGGCTGGAAAAAAAATGGCCATGCCTTGCAACAGATCAGGCCAGGATCCGGGAAACCTCCATCAAAGATGGCTGGTTCAGGCTAAAGCCCATGAACGATTCCGCCTGGAATGATTATTCCAGATGGATGGCTGTCCAGAGCCACTTCTACCGCCTCTTTCTGGATGGTCACCCCCTGACCTTCCCGGATCAGACCATGAGACCCGGACCGGATTTCTGCCAGGAGGTCACCACCCGGATCAGTGAGCTGCTTCCCCTGCTCAACCTGGCCATGGAACAGGCCTCTGTCCTGAAAAAAACGGCTGTCTCCCTGCTCAAAAAAAGATTTCTGACCACCTGGCAGAAGCTGAGCCGCGAACTGGCCCAAAGCCCTCACTTTCCGGTTCTGGGCATGCTCTGGACTTATCAGAGCCAGGCCGCATCAACCGACCTGGACCAGATAGCCGACCTCTGCCGCGCTTACCATCTGCTCCTGGAAAATATGCAAAGTTTTCTGAACCATTCATAA
- the uvrA gene encoding excinuclease ABC subunit UvrA — translation MKEYISVTGARHHNLKSISLDIPRHSLVVICGPSGSGKSTLAFDIIYAEGQRRYVESLSAYARQFLPQLDKPQVDKIEGLSPAISIEQHSMSRNPRSTVGTVTEIYDFLRVFFARLGQPICPECQREITAQSSSRIIDDIINLEPGTRFMILSPLVENKKGTHLELLKKLKAQGFARVRINGQVTPLEPLPELDKNRRHSMDLVVDRLILKSGIRKRLADSVELALSLSSGILKVSVIDGEEIFFSTEAVCPECRISMPRPSPQLFSFNSPQGACAQCSGIGSVDYFEPELIAPNKGLSLNQGAVIPWKNPKILSRYERDLKKLGQKFGFNLNTPLAEYSPQGLEALFAGDEDLGFSGVLALLEQGYGFGHIWRDELSRFRQARPCPQCQGARLRPESLAVYVRDMNIRDFTSLPIARALEWLEKLKFRELEKKIAGPLVRELSHRLKFLVNVGLDYISLARNMSTLSGGEAQRIRLAGQLGSGLVGVTYVLDEPSIGLHPRDNDRLISTLRQLQSRGNTVLVVEHDEATIRSADHVLELGPGSGALGGEIVFQGDVAGMLQADSSLTGKYLRKDLTIPRPVSRRKLAQSIILTGIRTNNLQNIDFELPLKGLVVVTGVSGSGKSSLVVDSLYKHLALARGLKVDNPGLISSISGAGQIEKIVAIDQSPIGRTPRSNPATYTKVFDEIRKIFAQTVESRKRGYKPGRFSFNVRGGRCESCRGDGQIQVEMHFLPDIYVTCEVCEGKRYNRETLDVEYKGLNISQVLDLSVRQAREFFKSYSILERKLGILEEVGLEYLRLGQPATTLSGGEAQRIKISRELSKKSLPGTLYILDEPTTGLHTHEVGKLIQVLNRLVDKGASIVVIEHNLDVVACADYVVDLGPGGGENGGRIVARGTPEEIRDNPDSVTGRYLEL, via the coding sequence ATGAAAGAATACATATCAGTAACAGGAGCCAGGCATCACAACCTGAAGTCCATTTCCCTGGACATACCAAGGCACAGTCTGGTGGTCATCTGCGGACCATCCGGCTCTGGCAAGTCCACCCTGGCCTTTGACATCATCTATGCCGAGGGTCAGAGGCGCTATGTTGAGTCCCTGTCAGCCTATGCCAGGCAGTTTCTGCCCCAGCTGGACAAGCCTCAGGTGGACAAGATCGAAGGACTTTCTCCGGCCATTTCCATTGAGCAGCACTCCATGTCCCGCAATCCGCGCTCCACTGTGGGCACAGTGACCGAAATATATGATTTTCTCCGGGTGTTCTTTGCCAGACTGGGCCAGCCCATCTGCCCTGAATGCCAACGGGAGATCACAGCCCAGTCCTCCTCCAGGATTATTGACGATATCATCAACCTGGAACCAGGAACCAGGTTTATGATCCTCAGCCCCTTAGTGGAGAACAAAAAAGGCACCCATCTTGAGCTGTTGAAAAAGCTCAAGGCCCAGGGTTTTGCCCGGGTCAGGATCAATGGACAGGTCACTCCCCTGGAGCCGTTGCCTGAGCTGGACAAGAACCGGCGCCATTCCATGGATCTTGTGGTGGACCGGCTCATTCTTAAATCCGGGATCCGCAAGAGGCTGGCTGATTCGGTTGAACTGGCCCTGAGTCTGTCATCCGGAATTCTAAAGGTCTCGGTCATTGATGGAGAAGAGATCTTTTTCAGCACTGAGGCGGTCTGCCCGGAATGCAGGATATCCATGCCCAGGCCCAGCCCTCAGCTTTTTTCCTTTAACAGCCCCCAGGGAGCCTGTGCCCAATGCTCGGGTATCGGCAGTGTGGACTACTTTGAACCGGAACTCATAGCTCCCAACAAGGGTCTGTCCCTGAATCAGGGGGCGGTTATTCCCTGGAAAAATCCCAAAATCCTGTCCAGATATGAAAGGGATCTGAAAAAGCTGGGCCAAAAGTTCGGCTTTAATCTGAATACTCCATTAGCTGAATATTCTCCCCAGGGGTTGGAGGCACTTTTTGCTGGAGATGAAGACCTGGGTTTCAGCGGAGTCCTGGCTCTGCTTGAGCAAGGCTACGGGTTCGGCCATATCTGGCGCGATGAACTGTCCAGGTTCAGGCAGGCCAGACCCTGCCCTCAATGTCAGGGAGCCAGGCTCAGACCTGAGTCTCTGGCCGTCTATGTCCGGGATATGAATATCCGGGATTTTACCAGTCTGCCTATTGCCAGGGCCCTGGAGTGGCTGGAGAAATTGAAATTCAGAGAGCTGGAAAAAAAGATCGCTGGTCCTCTTGTCCGGGAGCTGAGCCACAGACTGAAGTTCCTGGTTAATGTGGGTCTTGACTACATCAGTCTGGCCAGGAACATGTCCACCCTGTCCGGAGGAGAGGCTCAGAGGATCAGGCTGGCTGGACAGCTGGGATCGGGCCTGGTGGGTGTGACGTATGTCCTGGACGAACCCAGCATCGGTCTTCATCCCAGGGATAATGACCGGCTGATTAGCACCCTGCGCCAGCTGCAGAGCAGGGGAAATACGGTTTTGGTGGTGGAACATGACGAAGCCACCATCAGGTCGGCTGATCATGTCCTGGAGCTTGGCCCGGGGTCCGGGGCCCTGGGGGGTGAGATTGTTTTTCAGGGGGACGTGGCCGGGATGCTCCAGGCGGACAGCTCCCTGACCGGAAAGTACCTGCGCAAGGATCTGACCATCCCCAGACCGGTCAGCAGAAGAAAGCTTGCCCAGTCCATAATCCTGACCGGAATAAGGACCAATAACCTCCAGAATATTGACTTTGAGCTTCCCCTGAAAGGTCTGGTGGTGGTCACCGGGGTGTCCGGCTCAGGTAAAAGTTCTCTGGTGGTTGATTCTTTGTACAAACACCTGGCCCTGGCCAGGGGGCTCAAAGTGGATAATCCCGGGCTCATCAGCTCCATCAGCGGAGCCGGGCAGATAGAGAAGATTGTTGCCATTGACCAGTCTCCCATCGGCCGGACCCCCAGATCCAATCCAGCCACCTATACCAAGGTCTTTGATGAAATAAGGAAGATCTTTGCCCAGACCGTGGAATCCAGAAAACGGGGATACAAGCCCGGCCGGTTCAGCTTTAATGTCCGGGGGGGGCGGTGTGAATCCTGCCGGGGAGACGGTCAGATCCAGGTGGAGATGCATTTTCTGCCTGATATCTATGTGACCTGCGAGGTGTGCGAAGGCAAGAGATACAACCGGGAGACCCTGGATGTGGAGTACAAGGGGTTGAATATTTCCCAGGTCCTGGATCTGTCAGTGCGGCAGGCCAGGGAATTCTTCAAGAGTTACTCCATCCTGGAGAGGAAACTGGGCATTCTGGAGGAGGTCGGCCTGGAGTACCTGAGACTGGGCCAGCCAGCCACCACCCTGTCCGGGGGGGAGGCTCAAAGGATCAAGATTTCCAGGGAATTGAGCAAAAAGAGCCTGCCCGGGACCCTGTACATCCTGGATGAGCCCACCACAGGCCTGCACACCCACGAGGTGGGCAAGCTGATTCAGGTCCTGAACAGGCTGGTGGACAAGGGGGCAAGCATCGTGGTCATTGAGCACAACCTTGATGTTGTGGCCTGCGCTGACTATGTTGTGGACCTGGGTCCGGGAGGGGGTGAAAACGGTGGCCGGATAGTGGCCCGGGGCACTCCAGAGGAGATCCGGGATAACCCGGATTCAGTCACAGGCCGGTATCTGGAACTATAG
- a CDS encoding 5-formyltetrahydrofolate cyclo-ligase — MTKQDIRQKMLLARAGLTRDEVARKSRRIIRNFLDLPLMGQYPACLVYLPVRNEVDTRSLILEMVARSKEVYAPKCDCTSCTMDYYRVTGLDSLEPGSFGIDEPCPDSAQKFINKSKAMCILPGLAFDRCGVRLGYGRGFFDRYLSGLTGPKPLLIGFGYDFQVTDQLPRDEWDVPVDMIVAEQGVLETG, encoded by the coding sequence ATGACCAAACAGGACATCAGACAGAAAATGCTTCTGGCCAGGGCCGGACTTACCAGGGATGAAGTGGCCCGGAAAAGCCGCAGGATCATCAGGAATTTTCTTGATCTGCCTCTGATGGGTCAATACCCGGCCTGTCTGGTTTATCTGCCTGTCAGAAACGAGGTTGACACTAGGTCTTTGATCCTGGAGATGGTTGCCAGGTCCAAAGAAGTCTATGCTCCCAAATGCGACTGCACTTCCTGCACCATGGACTATTACCGGGTCACAGGTCTTGACAGCCTTGAACCGGGTTCTTTCGGCATTGACGAGCCATGTCCGGATTCAGCCCAAAAATTTATCAACAAAAGTAAGGCCATGTGCATTCTTCCCGGCCTGGCCTTTGACCGCTGCGGGGTCCGCCTGGGCTATGGCCGGGGATTTTTTGACCGCTACCTGTCCGGTCTGACCGGTCCCAAACCTTTACTTATTGGTTTTGGGTATGATTTTCAAGTAACAGATCAGCTGCCCAGGGATGAATGGGATGTGCCGGTGGATATGATTGTTGCTGAGCAGGGAGTTCTGGAAACGGGCTGA